From a region of the Aeoliella mucimassa genome:
- a CDS encoding DUF7453 family protein, with the protein MMWTTYWRLSVAFLLALFVSHAANANSPQQADAIVLQGEQAPGFEPGVTFSEVLNAIHLNANGQVAFNGLATLGGEINFTNRRGIWQGTPGHLQLIARGGEQAAGFAPGVEYADFDSGITLSLNATGQLAFSGGIAGSGFDETNSRVVWSNPSGTLTPVARQGDQAPGVADGLLFDGFTQLEFNDLGQTAFLANLRDTAAGGSFHSYGIWSEAAGVLSLVARTGDHAPGTAEGVYFRDFGSSDDFEAFVFNKLGQTAFLGHLAGDEIDTSNDSGIWTERDGSLSLLVREGDPAIGTGTGVEFNRLGEPTFNSAGTVTFAGAMTGPNIDDLNDTGIWVTNGDSLSLIVREGDQVPGAPAEVQFGPFSKGNHQFHSPTMNSAGDIAFTAPLIGNGSDPLDGSGIWTVSDGTLSTVARTGQQAPGTPEGVLFALGFDPPVINSLGQVAFRGFLTGEGVTSSNNIGIWAQDDQGGLQLIARWGDSLALDSGQVLTQGPPGSPWINARGEIAFRSGPNGILSYAVAVPEPATNAVMLAGLVMLTVWSGRLKNITLGM; encoded by the coding sequence ATGATGTGGACCACCTACTGGCGGCTCTCGGTCGCCTTTTTGCTAGCCCTCTTTGTTAGCCATGCAGCCAATGCGAACTCTCCGCAGCAAGCAGATGCAATCGTGCTTCAGGGCGAGCAGGCTCCCGGCTTCGAACCGGGAGTGACCTTTAGCGAGGTACTGAATGCGATTCACCTCAACGCCAACGGGCAGGTTGCCTTCAACGGTTTGGCCACCTTAGGCGGTGAGATCAACTTCACCAACCGTCGAGGCATCTGGCAAGGCACGCCCGGCCATTTGCAACTGATCGCCAGGGGCGGGGAGCAGGCGGCCGGATTCGCTCCAGGCGTAGAATATGCCGATTTCGACTCCGGCATTACACTCTCGCTGAATGCAACCGGCCAGCTAGCTTTCTCGGGAGGGATTGCTGGTAGCGGGTTCGACGAAACTAACTCTCGAGTCGTGTGGTCGAACCCATCCGGCACGCTCACACCGGTGGCTCGCCAGGGTGACCAGGCTCCCGGCGTTGCCGACGGACTTCTCTTCGATGGCTTCACCCAACTTGAGTTCAACGACTTGGGGCAAACGGCCTTCCTCGCTAACCTTCGTGATACCGCTGCAGGTGGTAGCTTTCATTCCTATGGAATCTGGTCCGAAGCAGCCGGAGTGCTTTCGTTGGTAGCGCGAACCGGCGATCACGCCCCGGGAACTGCAGAAGGAGTCTACTTCCGCGACTTTGGTTCGTCGGACGACTTCGAAGCGTTTGTATTCAACAAACTGGGCCAGACAGCTTTCCTCGGTCACTTGGCTGGCGACGAGATCGACACCTCCAACGACAGTGGAATTTGGACCGAACGCGATGGGTCACTGTCGCTTTTGGTTCGCGAAGGAGATCCCGCGATTGGAACGGGAACTGGAGTTGAGTTCAATCGACTCGGCGAGCCGACCTTCAATTCGGCAGGCACTGTAACGTTCGCAGGGGCCATGACCGGTCCTAATATCGACGACCTAAACGATACTGGCATCTGGGTGACCAACGGCGATTCGCTTTCGCTTATCGTCCGCGAAGGAGACCAAGTTCCTGGTGCCCCCGCCGAAGTTCAATTCGGGCCATTCTCCAAAGGCAACCATCAGTTTCACAGCCCTACAATGAACTCGGCAGGCGACATCGCATTTACTGCCCCACTTATCGGCAACGGTAGCGACCCCCTCGATGGATCTGGCATCTGGACTGTAAGCGACGGAACGCTCTCCACCGTCGCTCGTACTGGCCAGCAAGCTCCTGGCACGCCGGAAGGAGTATTGTTTGCCCTTGGCTTCGATCCTCCTGTCATAAATTCGCTGGGTCAGGTAGCTTTTCGTGGCTTCCTTACCGGTGAAGGGGTCACTAGTTCCAACAACATTGGCATCTGGGCGCAAGACGACCAAGGCGGACTACAACTAATCGCTCGCTGGGGCGACAGCTTGGCATTGGACTCAGGCCAGGTGCTCACGCAGGGTCCACCAGGATCCCCCTGGATCAACGCTCGGGGAGAGATCGCGTTTCGCTCGGGCCCCAATGGAATCCTCTCCTACGCTGTGGCGGTGCCTGAACCAGCGACGAATGCAGTGATGCTGGCAGGGTTGGTAATGCTCACCGTGTGGAGCGGTCGGTTGAAGAACATTACTCTTGGGATGTGA